From Poecile atricapillus isolate bPoeAtr1 chromosome Z, bPoeAtr1.hap1, whole genome shotgun sequence, one genomic window encodes:
- the LOC131592663 gene encoding rab15 effector protein-like has protein sequence MWKLPPPAEKMGQKVSQEDNQENKAETLVICEVFSQGVLHASRKLEDYLGFVDPQSKFQPATNTLSEIFLVNFISFCMGKGMEERIMTSKMTKQQSSLFGVDWIWTLCGSDKQIKLQIAVQALQPAELFHGEGPVEDCCREAALADECFQNMSRFEKLAEFCRLVGRDCLGLFIMFGVPGKPKDIRGVLLDSVAKEEQKCHLSGRNALRQFVTSTDSSLPTKDMLENCLGTRNGLKDMGNVYINFV, from the coding sequence ATGTGGAAACTACCTCCCCCGGCAGAGAAAATGGGCCAGAAGGTCTCCCAGGAGGACAACCAGGAGAACAAGGCTGAAACTCTAGTCATCTGTGAAGTCTTCAGCCAGGGTGTGCTCCATGCATCTCGAAAGCTGGAAGACTATCTCGGTTTTGTGGATCCTCAAAGCAAATTCCAGCCAGCCACAAACACGCTGAGCGAGATCTTCCTGGTCAACTTCATCAGCTTTTGCATGGGAAAGGGCATGGAGGAGCGGATCATGACCAGTAAAATGACCAAGCAGCAGTCCTCCCTGTTCGGAGTGGACTGGATCTGGACTCTGTGTGGGTCTGACAAGCAGATCAAGCTCCAGATCGCCGTGCAGGCTTTGCAGCCGGCCGAGCTCTTCCACGGCGAGGGTCCTGTTGAGGATTGCTGCCGGGAGGCTGCACTGGCCGACGAGTGCTTCCAGAACATGAGCAGGTTTGAGAAGCTGGCTGAGTTCTGCCGCCTGGTGGGACGGGACTGCCTGGGCTTGTTCATCATGTTCGGTGTGCCGGGGAAGCCCAAGGACATCCGAGGAGTCCTGCTGGACAGCGTTGCCAAGGAGGAGCAAAAATGCCACCTGTCGGGCAGGAACGCGCTGCGGCAATTTGTCACCAGCACTGACAGCTCCCTGCCCACAAAAGACATGTTGGAAAATTGCCTGGGCACCAGAAATGGGCTGAAGGACATGGGCAATGTGTACATAAACTTTGTgtga